In the Euphorbia lathyris chromosome 5, ddEupLath1.1, whole genome shotgun sequence genome, one interval contains:
- the LOC136230309 gene encoding ribonuclease III domain-containing protein RNC1, chloroplastic produces MELSSSFTHFPKVSDISFSSSFSPIPLQFNLKTPKISQKCGVFAVAVDPQELPQNSPQRLLKELAERKKVTSPKKKVPPKRFILRPPLDDKKLVERFLNSPQLSLKQFPLLSSCLPSSRLNNADKTWMDEYLLEAKQALGYPLEPSENLGDDNPAKQFDTLLYLAFQHPSCERTKARHVRSGHSRLCFLGQYVLELSFCEYFLQRYPRESPAPLRERVFGLIGKRNLAKWLRAASLHNLVFPFDDMDRLVRKDREAPVKSVFWALFGAIYLCFGMPEVYRVLFEVFGMDPEAEDCQPNLRRQLEDVDYVSVEFDGKKLSWQDVAAYKPPEDALFAHPRLFRACVPPGMHRFRGNVWDYDSRPQVMRTLGYPLAVSDRIRDITEARNIELGLGLQLCFLHPSKHKFDHPRFCYERLEYVGQKIQDLVMAERLLMKHLDAPGTWLQERHRRLLMNKFCGKSLREKHLQHFVVYSEQVQDKYEANRRLRNPVTTAVQQAIHGLSYTVYGKPDVRRLMFEVFDFEETQPKAV; encoded by the exons ATGGAATTGTCTTCTTCTTTCACTCACTTTCCTAAAGTTTCTGATAtctccttttcatcttccttctcTCCAATCCCCCTTCaattcaatctcaaaacccccaaaatcTCTCAAAAGTGTGGCGTATTTGCTGTAGCTGTAGACCCGCAAGAACTTCCTCAGAACAGCCCACAAAGACTCCTCAAAGAGCTTGCAGAGCGAAAGAAGGTCACTTCTCCTAAGAAGAAAGTGCCCCCTAAGAGATTCATACTCAGACCCCCTCTTGATGACAAGAAACTCGTCGAACGATTCTTAAATAGCCCTCAATTATCCCTTAAGCAGTTCCCTTTATTGAGTTCTTGCTTACCCTCTTCGCGCCTCAACAATGCCGATAAAACCTGGATGGACGAGTACTTGCTCGAGGCTAAACAAGCATTGGGTTATCCTTTGGAACCATCTGAAAATTTGGGGGATGACAATCCTGCTAAGCAGTTCGATACTTTGTTGTATTTAGCGTTTCAGCACCCTAGCTGCGAGAGGACCAAGGCAAGGCATGTGAGGTCTGGGCACTCAAGGCTGTGCTTTTTGGGGCAATATGTGTTGGAATTGTCTTTCTGTGAGTATTTTCTGCAGAGGTATCCTAGGGAATCTCCTGCACCTCTGAGGGAGAGAGTTTTTGGTTTGATTGGAAAGAGGAATTTGGCTAAGTGGCTCAGAGCTGCGAGCTTGCACAACTTGGTTTTCCCCTTTGATGATATGGATAGGTTGGTTAGGAAAGATAGAGAAGCGCCAGTCAA GTCTGTATTCTGGGCCTTATTTGGTGCAATATATCTATGTTTTGGCATGCCAGAAGTGTATAGAGTTCTTTTTGAAGTATTTGGGATGGACCCAGAAGCCGAGGATTGCCAACCAAATTTAAGGAGGCAACTTGAAGATGTAGATTACGTTTCTGTTGAATTTGATGGGAAAAAGCTTAGTTGGCAAGATGTTGCTGCATACAAG CCTCCTGAAGATGCTCTCTTTGCACACCCAAGGCTTTTTAGGGCTTGTGTTCCGCCAGGTATGCATCGGTTTCGTGGGAATGTATGGGACTATGACAGCAGACCGCAAGTAATGCGAACACTAGGATATCCTCTTGCAGTATCAGACAGAATTCGAGACATTACTGAAGCCAGGAACATTGAACTTGGACTCGGATTACAG CTTTGTTTTCTGCATCCATCAAAACACAAATTTGATCATCCTCGCTTTTGCTATGAACGATTAGAATATGTTGGCCAGAAAATCCAG GATCTTGTAATGGCAGAGAGATTGCTGATGAAGCATTTAGATGCCCCCGGGACGTGGCTACAAGAGAGGCATCGGCGTCTTCTGATGAACAAGTTTTGCGGCAAGTCCTTGAGAGAGAAGCATCTGCAACACTTTGTTGTCTACTCTGAGCAGGTTCAAGATAAATATGAGGCAAACCGGAGGCTCAGAAACCCTGTGACAACGGCTGTTCAACAAGCCATTCATGGCCTCTCATACACTGTGTACGGGAAGCCAGATGTGAGACGCCTCATGTTTGAAGTTTTTGATTTTGAGGAAACCCAACCGAAGgctgtataa